The following proteins are co-located in the Lacticaseibacillus paracasei subsp. paracasei genome:
- a CDS encoding DUF806 family protein, producing MSAVSDAVTMLTQAKIANINAVKGNNLPQELVDNLNTTVVLITDAADDPTAHGDNDFWALNQEVEVQIWYSQLLDSDPEIIEIAMMKAFTHQHWQVAAVRQRTLDPDTQQLFNTFYFSRTKNI from the coding sequence ATGAGCGCTGTAAGTGATGCAGTAACGATGCTTACCCAAGCCAAAATTGCCAATATCAATGCAGTTAAAGGCAATAACTTGCCGCAAGAATTAGTCGATAATCTGAACACAACAGTCGTGCTGATTACTGATGCTGCTGATGATCCTACCGCCCATGGTGACAACGATTTCTGGGCGCTGAATCAGGAAGTAGAAGTACAGATTTGGTACTCGCAATTGCTCGATTCTGATCCCGAAATCATTGAGATCGCCATGATGAAGGCTTTTACTCATCAGCATTGGCAGGTAGCGGCCGTTAGGCAACGAACATTAGACCCAGACACACAGCAACTTTTTAACACATTTTATTTCAGTAGAACAAAGAATATTTAG
- a CDS encoding HK97-gp10 family putative phage morphogenesis protein, whose amino-acid sequence MDMDEALGQWLKQVSKAAELSISDQEKITKAGADIFAGKLQEATKEKHPDTKGTGGKYGHLSEDISGKKGDIDGDHNGSSTVAFGNKAYIARFLNDGTKNIRGDHFVDNARDDAKDVVFAAEADKYQAIIAKSNGGGDK is encoded by the coding sequence GTGGACATGGATGAGGCACTTGGCCAATGGCTTAAGCAAGTATCAAAGGCCGCCGAATTGTCTATTAGCGACCAAGAGAAGATTACCAAGGCTGGTGCTGACATATTTGCTGGCAAGCTACAAGAAGCAACCAAAGAAAAACACCCAGACACTAAGGGTACTGGTGGCAAGTATGGGCATCTGAGCGAGGACATTAGTGGTAAAAAAGGAGATATTGACGGTGACCATAATGGCAGCTCAACGGTCGCGTTTGGCAATAAAGCCTACATTGCTCGTTTCTTAAATGACGGGACAAAGAACATCCGCGGGGATCACTTTGTTGATAATGCCCGTGACGATGCCAAAGATGTTGTATTTGCCGCTGAAGCCGATAAATATCAGGCAATCATTGCCAAATCGAATGGTGGTGGGGATAAATGA
- a CDS encoding phage head closure protein: protein MAKFKVADFSRKVDLGSPKSHTTGAGLNITSFVPNYSLHFKQQTRTLTQQYTLVGTRLDNSITVIVRHDVRNASQHQARLDGIVYDISDISPDDSNDAIRYDYLTLVKTTKGA, encoded by the coding sequence ATGGCTAAATTTAAAGTAGCCGATTTCAGCCGCAAGGTTGATCTCGGATCTCCAAAATCACACACGACTGGTGCTGGCCTTAATATCACTAGCTTTGTTCCGAATTATAGTCTGCATTTCAAGCAGCAGACGCGGACACTCACCCAGCAGTACACGCTTGTGGGCACACGTTTGGACAATTCAATCACAGTTATTGTCAGGCACGATGTACGTAACGCAAGCCAACATCAGGCACGCCTTGATGGTATTGTGTATGACATTTCAGACATTAGCCCAGACGATTCAAACGATGCTATTCGCTATGACTATCTGACCCTAGTCAAAACAACTAAGGGGGCATAA
- a CDS encoding head-tail connector protein → MTDKSLAGLGVTPEDMQQYLNLDTNGDASVLADMISTAEEAIIGAIDDTIDVGIYRKYPLFNQAVRVLVDFMYYSRGALSDQSKAYPPSYAYMINSIRWKIQRDQAAKAGGTDG, encoded by the coding sequence ATGACAGACAAGTCCCTTGCTGGCCTGGGAGTCACCCCGGAAGACATGCAGCAATACCTTAATCTTGATACCAATGGGGATGCTTCGGTGCTTGCCGATATGATCAGTACCGCAGAAGAAGCAATAATTGGGGCCATCGATGACACGATTGACGTTGGTATATACAGGAAATATCCATTGTTTAACCAAGCTGTACGTGTATTGGTGGACTTCATGTACTACAGTCGTGGCGCGTTGTCTGACCAAAGCAAGGCCTATCCACCCAGCTATGCTTACATGATCAACAGCATTCGTTGGAAGATTCAGCGTGATCAAGCAGCAAAGGCTGGTGGGACTGATGGCTAA
- a CDS encoding phage major capsid protein yields MDKLQTIFNEVSAKCADLNAQLNAKLQDENASVDDFQKIKDDLTAAKARRDAINDQIKDLEAEKASETKTETKDDGSKKGTDLSKKPIDDKKKAINDFIHSHGKVIDATSHVTSTEAGVLIPEEIIYDPTAEVNSVVDLSTLVTKTPVTTPKGTYPILKRATDRFSSVAELAENPKLAEPEFNKVDWSVGTYRGAIPLSEEAIADSQVDLTSLVGQSINEKSVNTYNAMIAPVLQSFTAKATTTDTLVDSLKHILNVDLDPAYSRALVVTQSLFNTLDTLKDKNGRYLLHDASDSITDGTAKGTILGVPVYVVGDTLLGSLAGDQKAFVGDLKRGVLFTDRQQVTLAWEDSKIYGKYLGAAFRFGVQKADSNAGYFVTNTDVPGSGLGK; encoded by the coding sequence ATGGACAAATTACAAACGATTTTCAATGAAGTTAGCGCCAAGTGTGCCGACCTAAACGCGCAGCTCAACGCAAAATTACAAGATGAAAATGCATCTGTGGATGATTTCCAAAAGATCAAGGATGACTTAACCGCTGCCAAGGCACGTCGGGACGCTATTAACGATCAGATTAAGGATTTGGAAGCAGAAAAAGCATCAGAAACAAAGACTGAGACCAAAGATGACGGCAGCAAGAAAGGCACTGACCTGTCAAAAAAGCCAATTGATGACAAGAAGAAAGCTATCAACGACTTCATCCATAGCCATGGCAAGGTGATTGATGCAACCAGTCACGTTACTTCGACCGAAGCAGGCGTGTTAATTCCGGAAGAAATTATTTATGACCCTACCGCAGAAGTAAATTCGGTTGTTGATCTGTCTACCTTGGTTACCAAGACCCCAGTTACCACTCCTAAGGGCACGTACCCTATTTTGAAACGGGCAACTGATCGTTTTTCTAGCGTGGCAGAATTGGCCGAAAATCCCAAACTTGCTGAGCCTGAGTTCAATAAAGTTGATTGGTCTGTAGGAACATACCGTGGCGCAATTCCACTGTCCGAAGAAGCTATCGCTGATTCGCAAGTCGATTTGACCTCACTTGTTGGCCAGTCCATTAACGAGAAGTCTGTCAATACTTACAACGCGATGATTGCGCCTGTATTGCAGTCATTCACAGCCAAGGCAACAACCACTGATACTCTTGTAGATAGCCTTAAGCACATCCTGAACGTTGATCTTGATCCAGCTTACAGTCGTGCGCTGGTTGTCACTCAATCCCTGTTCAATACGTTGGATACTTTGAAGGACAAGAATGGGCGTTACTTGCTTCATGATGCGTCTGATTCAATCACCGATGGTACTGCAAAGGGCACGATTCTTGGTGTGCCTGTATATGTTGTTGGTGATACTCTTCTCGGCTCTCTTGCAGGTGATCAAAAAGCATTCGTTGGTGATCTGAAGCGTGGTGTCCTGTTTACGGATCGTCAGCAGGTCACTCTGGCATGGGAGGACAGCAAGATCTACGGTAAATATCTTGGTGCCGCGTTCCGATTTGGCGTCCAAAAGGCCGATAGCAATGCTGGATATTTTGTGACCAATACAGATGTACCTGGTTCCGGTCTTGGTAAGTAA
- a CDS encoding head maturation protease, ClpP-related, whose amino-acid sequence MIIPVKGYITSDDSAPIYRDWFGMTVTSPSDIVDKLPDDGSDVTLEIASDGGEVDPATEICNALRSYRGNVTAKIVSNAYSAATIVAMGANKVQMAPGAKMMIHRASSDASGNSREMDAASGMLKTTDSAIANIYGAKTGKPADDFLALMDKETWLDADQAVELGLADEKLDFDAPVVNAVGPIIPHQAVQRIKNLKDENEKLRSQLPKQDNLLTKKLAIFYDKKEVQ is encoded by the coding sequence GTGATTATTCCTGTTAAGGGCTACATTACAAGCGATGATTCTGCCCCTATTTATCGTGATTGGTTCGGAATGACTGTAACATCTCCATCCGATATTGTTGATAAGCTGCCTGACGATGGATCTGATGTCACACTTGAGATTGCCTCCGATGGTGGCGAGGTAGATCCAGCAACGGAAATTTGCAATGCTTTGCGTAGCTATCGAGGAAATGTGACAGCAAAGATCGTATCAAACGCATACTCTGCGGCTACCATTGTTGCCATGGGTGCCAATAAGGTTCAGATGGCGCCTGGTGCTAAGATGATGATTCATCGAGCATCAAGTGATGCTAGTGGTAATTCACGCGAGATGGATGCTGCTTCTGGGATGCTGAAAACTACCGATAGTGCAATTGCAAACATCTATGGTGCAAAGACTGGGAAACCTGCCGATGACTTTTTAGCATTGATGGATAAAGAAACATGGCTGGACGCTGATCAAGCTGTCGAACTAGGATTGGCTGATGAAAAGCTAGACTTCGACGCGCCGGTTGTAAATGCGGTGGGCCCGATTATTCCACATCAAGCAGTTCAACGAATTAAGAATCTGAAGGATGAAAATGAAAAGCTACGTAGTCAACTTCCAAAGCAAGACAATCTGCTAACCAAGAAGCTGGCTATTTTTTATGACAAAAAGGAGGTCCAATAA
- a CDS encoding phage portal protein: MGLLTPKNFNKRKAKNMVYPSNSAFFTTTVGGMQLSYVSALSALQNTNVYSVINRIASDVASAHFKTENTATLNRLESPSGLIGRFSFWQGALMQLCLSGNDYIPLVGQNLEHIPNSDVQINYLPGNMGIVYTVLEGNDRPQMVLRQDQMLHFRLMPDPQYRYLIGRSPLESLQNALNLDDKASKSNMSAMENQINPAGKLTISNYLSDGKDLESAREEFEKANTGDNSGRLMVLPDGFDYTQLEMKTDVFKALADNSAYSADQISKAFGVPSDILGGGTSTESQHSNIDQIKATYLANLNSYVNPIVDELRLKMNAPDLELDIKDMLDVDDSALINQVSNLAKSGVLGAEQAQFILTRSGFLPDNLPEFKPLTNQTKGGDDK, encoded by the coding sequence ATGGGACTTCTAACCCCTAAAAATTTCAACAAACGCAAGGCCAAAAATATGGTCTATCCGAGCAATTCTGCTTTTTTCACGACCACGGTTGGCGGCATGCAGCTGTCTTATGTTTCGGCGCTGTCCGCTTTGCAAAACACTAATGTTTATAGTGTGATCAACCGTATTGCTAGCGATGTTGCCTCGGCACACTTCAAAACTGAAAATACTGCAACATTGAACCGACTTGAGAGCCCTAGCGGCTTGATAGGCCGGTTTTCTTTTTGGCAAGGTGCGTTGATGCAGCTGTGTTTGTCAGGCAATGATTACATTCCATTAGTTGGCCAAAATTTGGAACATATTCCTAACTCTGACGTCCAAATTAACTACTTGCCAGGCAATATGGGCATTGTTTATACGGTTTTGGAGGGCAATGATCGTCCTCAAATGGTTCTTAGGCAAGACCAAATGCTACATTTTAGGCTCATGCCAGACCCACAATATCGTTATTTGATTGGTCGATCGCCTTTAGAGAGCTTGCAAAACGCCCTTAATTTGGACGATAAAGCCTCAAAGAGCAACATGAGCGCCATGGAAAACCAGATTAATCCTGCCGGAAAGCTTACAATCAGCAACTATTTAAGCGATGGTAAAGACTTAGAATCGGCACGTGAAGAGTTTGAGAAGGCAAACACCGGTGATAACTCCGGTCGCTTGATGGTTTTACCCGATGGGTTCGATTACACCCAGCTTGAAATGAAGACGGATGTATTTAAGGCCTTGGCTGACAATTCAGCATACTCTGCTGATCAAATCTCCAAGGCCTTTGGCGTACCCAGCGACATTTTGGGTGGTGGCACATCGACTGAAAGCCAACATTCCAACATTGACCAGATCAAGGCAACATATCTGGCGAACTTAAACTCATATGTAAATCCAATCGTGGATGAGTTGCGTTTGAAGATGAACGCGCCTGATCTCGAATTAGATATCAAAGATATGTTGGATGTTGATGATTCGGCGCTTATCAACCAGGTATCAAATCTTGCTAAGTCTGGGGTGCTAGGTGCAGAACAGGCACAATTTATACTCACCCGATCTGGTTTTTTGCCAGATAACTTGCCGGAGTTCAAACCACTTACTAACCAAACGAAGGGAGGTGATGACAAGTGA
- a CDS encoding terminase TerL endonuclease subunit: MRTFDFTGVQDIRGYVKPHQSDYQVLFDKYRDPGTRYAYDVMFTDKYMTGRDVQLACIRHLNDLLRIGNDDFPYQYNCDMVNAIEYFSRLLPNPDDTSKKIQPFKWQSFILDSLIGWRTLDNGTRFTTSNISIARQQGKTWLASILINFYYFVVCWNATSQDLLVASYDSEHATKLFNDVSLQAKTILSLPDFADDARERGVEAQTTQVIAKNTKNTIRKGTSQGGGFDSFHNAIAVYDEIGNLRPALNETLKQITSGQNGIKNRMFVKISTAYPDIKVKFKNDEDVTRAAIEHDAVRDADNVFQVIYSQDSEDEVFEPETWAKSNPNLLELPKSKRDNLQNALNQDRNDNEREGTLETFVNKSLNLWSRRFQNSYLSLDNIQRSIIDHFDVNGRDVFIGFDGSQTNDNTSFGFIYPYTDHDKHMFHVQQHSFIPFAQAKTIEAKSKQDGLDYLKLQDAGFVDITNLASGVINTDQVYQWLVDYVNQHRLKVKFIIADPNHGEWLEKKLENYQPQWQWFPLPPTSFKLNEPTKDFQNLFINGNISMLNDPLLIDGLNNAVLVEDRGGSVKIDRQNRTSDHIDTTDALINAHAQAKFYFENYHDEGYNPLNDLDVQGKRDFFKAMFGGGK; encoded by the coding sequence GTGCGGACGTTTGATTTCACTGGTGTGCAAGATATTCGCGGTTACGTAAAGCCGCACCAATCAGATTACCAAGTACTGTTTGATAAGTACCGCGACCCAGGGACAAGATACGCTTATGACGTGATGTTTACGGATAAATACATGACTGGTAGAGACGTGCAGTTGGCATGTATTCGGCACTTAAACGATTTGCTTAGAATTGGCAATGATGATTTTCCTTACCAATATAATTGCGACATGGTTAATGCCATTGAATACTTTTCACGACTGCTGCCCAATCCAGATGACACCTCAAAGAAAATTCAACCATTCAAATGGCAATCGTTTATCCTTGATAGCTTGATTGGATGGCGCACTCTGGACAATGGCACCAGATTCACAACTTCCAACATATCTATTGCTCGGCAGCAAGGCAAAACTTGGCTTGCTTCTATCCTAATCAACTTTTATTACTTCGTAGTGTGCTGGAATGCGACATCACAGGACTTGCTAGTGGCCAGTTACGATAGTGAACATGCAACCAAGCTGTTCAATGACGTATCTTTGCAGGCGAAGACAATTTTATCCCTGCCGGACTTTGCAGATGATGCTAGAGAGCGAGGCGTGGAAGCTCAGACCACGCAAGTTATTGCAAAAAATACTAAGAATACGATTCGAAAAGGCACATCACAAGGCGGTGGCTTTGATAGTTTCCACAACGCAATCGCTGTTTACGATGAAATTGGCAACTTGAGACCAGCACTGAATGAGACCTTAAAGCAGATTACATCCGGGCAAAATGGCATTAAGAACCGAATGTTTGTCAAGATTTCAACAGCTTACCCCGATATCAAGGTTAAGTTTAAGAATGATGAAGACGTAACTAGGGCTGCCATTGAGCATGACGCCGTTCGAGACGCTGACAATGTTTTTCAAGTAATTTATTCTCAGGACTCGGAGGATGAGGTGTTTGAACCCGAAACATGGGCAAAATCAAATCCTAATCTGCTTGAGCTGCCTAAAAGCAAACGCGATAACCTTCAAAATGCCCTTAATCAAGACCGCAACGATAACGAACGTGAGGGAACACTTGAAACCTTCGTAAATAAGTCACTAAATCTGTGGAGCCGGAGATTTCAAAACAGCTATTTGTCCCTAGACAACATTCAGCGCAGTATTATCGACCATTTTGATGTTAATGGACGTGATGTGTTCATCGGATTTGACGGATCGCAGACCAATGATAATACATCTTTTGGCTTCATTTATCCTTATACCGATCATGACAAACACATGTTTCATGTTCAGCAGCACAGCTTTATTCCCTTCGCACAGGCAAAAACCATTGAAGCCAAGTCGAAACAGGACGGATTAGATTACCTTAAATTGCAAGATGCAGGCTTTGTGGATATTACGAATCTTGCATCAGGCGTAATCAACACCGATCAGGTTTACCAGTGGTTGGTTGATTATGTTAATCAACATCGGCTAAAAGTAAAATTCATTATTGCAGATCCAAACCATGGTGAATGGCTAGAAAAGAAACTGGAGAATTATCAGCCGCAGTGGCAATGGTTCCCTTTGCCTCCTACCTCGTTCAAGCTGAATGAACCTACTAAGGACTTTCAGAATCTGTTTATTAATGGCAACATTTCGATGCTGAACGATCCGCTACTGATTGATGGGCTGAACAACGCTGTGTTGGTAGAAGATCGCGGCGGTTCGGTCAAGATTGACCGTCAAAATCGCACGAGTGATCATATTGATACGACTGATGCGCTTATTAATGCTCATGCGCAGGCAAAGTTCTATTTCGAAAACTATCATGATGAGGGATATAACCCACTGAATGATTTGGACGTGCAGGGAAAACGTGACTTTTTCAAGGCAATGTTTGGAGGTGGTAAATAA
- a CDS encoding phage terminase small subunit P27 family, with the protein MPENQPKLTVLHSKSSNTVTADEDDLKEIQNTPPAHLDDEASRLWKAIVPEIKKIGYLKKIDQPALELYCRYYSIYIKSEQLIEKQGLWIYDNDDVAVKRSPGAVQMDSCVKNMKSLGHDLGLTFDSGLRQITVEEPEKPKQDSPLKEVKFGADV; encoded by the coding sequence TTGCCTGAAAATCAACCAAAATTGACAGTATTGCACTCAAAAAGCTCAAATACCGTGACAGCTGATGAAGATGATCTTAAGGAGATCCAGAACACACCGCCAGCTCATCTTGATGATGAAGCATCGCGTCTTTGGAAGGCGATTGTTCCAGAAATAAAGAAAATTGGCTATCTTAAAAAGATAGATCAGCCAGCGCTTGAATTATATTGCCGCTACTACTCTATTTACATTAAGTCTGAGCAGCTAATCGAAAAACAAGGGCTGTGGATTTATGACAACGATGATGTTGCGGTGAAGCGCTCTCCGGGCGCTGTTCAGATGGACTCTTGTGTAAAAAACATGAAGTCGCTAGGACATGACTTGGGCCTTACATTTGACTCTGGACTACGCCAGATAACTGTCGAAGAGCCAGAAAAGCCTAAGCAAGATAGCCCATTGAAGGAGGTTAAGTTTGGTGCGGACGTTTGA
- a CDS encoding HNH endonuclease, with the protein MRVKVCRKAGCNNVIPYDQANPYCAEHASLYKPNYADVTKHVKRDTSYYDKYKRDKESAAFYKSKIWEHTARDAKAHAYFTCACCGKTYDKPGYLVTDHIVPLRIDRSKCLDHDNLWVLCKGCHYWKTQLEDKIYKSQSRIENLDTATKWTREKISTWILAHKK; encoded by the coding sequence ATGCGTGTGAAGGTATGCCGCAAGGCTGGATGCAACAATGTAATCCCGTATGATCAAGCAAATCCATACTGCGCTGAGCACGCATCCCTGTATAAGCCTAACTATGCTGATGTCACAAAGCACGTTAAACGTGACACATCGTACTACGACAAGTACAAGCGCGACAAAGAGTCCGCCGCATTCTATAAGTCTAAGATATGGGAACACACCGCACGTGATGCTAAAGCTCATGCCTACTTCACTTGTGCATGTTGTGGCAAGACCTATGACAAGCCTGGCTATCTAGTCACTGATCACATCGTGCCTTTGAGGATTGACAGAAGCAAGTGCTTAGATCATGACAACCTATGGGTACTGTGCAAAGGCTGTCACTATTGGAAGACACAGCTAGAGGACAAGATATATAAATCACAATCACGAATAGAGAATCTTGACACTGCGACAAAATGGACACGAGAAAAAATATCAACATGGATTCTCGCTCACAAAAAATAA
- a CDS encoding NUMOD4 domain-containing protein — protein MNSTEIWKDIEGFEGLYQVSNMGRVRSLERVDAQGRRLKGKVIASFPNRNGYLKVNLYWDRSIKQVFIHRLVAAAFLDNPDNLPEVNHIDEDKGNNLVENLEWCTALYNTNYGTRTERAAKANERPIYAVSGSGHRYFFESARKAAELLGLDRSAVSKCLRGKRKYHGGFSFELAV, from the coding sequence ATGAACTCAACTGAAATTTGGAAAGATATTGAAGGATTTGAAGGCCTCTACCAAGTTAGCAACATGGGAAGAGTAAGAAGCCTTGAACGTGTAGACGCACAAGGACGCCGCTTAAAAGGGAAGGTGATCGCCAGCTTTCCAAATAGAAACGGGTACCTCAAGGTCAATTTATATTGGGACAGAAGCATAAAGCAAGTGTTCATTCATCGCTTGGTAGCCGCAGCATTTTTAGACAATCCCGACAACTTGCCAGAAGTCAATCACATAGACGAGGACAAAGGCAACAACTTAGTTGAAAATCTTGAGTGGTGTACAGCGTTATATAATACCAATTACGGTACTCGCACCGAACGCGCGGCAAAGGCAAACGAGCGTCCAATCTATGCGGTAAGTGGATCGGGACATCGCTATTTCTTTGAAAGTGCCAGAAAAGCCGCGGAACTTCTTGGACTAGACCGAAGCGCTGTATCTAAGTGTCTTCGTGGCAAGCGCAAATATCACGGAGGTTTTTCATTCGAGTTGGCGGTGTAA
- a CDS encoding GcrA family cell cycle regulator codes for MQWTDEQIGDIRKLASEGFTRRETADKLGISYDALQGKAKRLGIEFQKPLNNEYDSAKTDRKSQPVDRKVALNADGSQTVTALMRLKHEPNKDPRTLMELCGYDPDKFEMVLGDYKVYEQHSTENGTVPQYSIHIRVKPKQGLSISEMAEAFNDKIIPVNYGMKKSGDRNLVIPLPDLHFGWTTFADLKDMVSQLREIIMDGYNEIVIEQLGDLFHSDQIHATQTVRGTQLDHANMRQAFHDAVKLFDQIVPLAIEYSNRVSIKSVFGNHSGDLEYAFLYALIDRYPQVHVDLNDSNLATDWRCAYLLGHVGIMLAHGDVAKDKLTGLFPFEYKKIFNMAKTYELHSGHYHSERFKDDRGIMWRQLGTAKPNDPYEIKNGFTTGKHLLYAFVYDDERLRCTYELN; via the coding sequence ATGCAATGGACAGATGAACAGATCGGTGACATTAGGAAGCTCGCCTCTGAAGGCTTTACCAGACGAGAGACAGCCGACAAGCTCGGGATTAGCTATGATGCGTTGCAGGGCAAAGCAAAACGGCTTGGAATCGAGTTCCAAAAGCCATTGAATAATGAATACGATTCAGCGAAAACAGATAGAAAGAGCCAACCCGTTGATAGAAAAGTCGCTCTTAATGCTGATGGTAGTCAAACAGTCACTGCCTTAATGAGACTCAAGCATGAGCCAAATAAAGACCCACGAACTTTGATGGAGTTGTGTGGATACGATCCTGACAAGTTCGAGATGGTCTTAGGCGACTACAAAGTGTATGAGCAGCATAGTACCGAAAATGGCACAGTTCCGCAGTACAGCATTCATATTCGCGTAAAGCCGAAACAAGGCTTATCGATAAGCGAAATGGCTGAAGCGTTCAACGACAAAATCATTCCGGTCAATTACGGCATGAAGAAATCGGGCGATCGCAACTTAGTCATCCCATTGCCTGACCTGCACTTTGGCTGGACAACATTCGCCGATCTAAAAGACATGGTGAGTCAACTTAGAGAGATCATCATGGACGGCTACAACGAGATTGTGATCGAGCAATTGGGAGATCTATTCCATAGTGATCAGATTCATGCAACACAAACGGTTAGAGGGACACAACTAGATCACGCAAACATGCGTCAGGCATTCCATGATGCAGTGAAGCTCTTTGATCAAATTGTTCCGCTGGCAATTGAATATAGCAATCGCGTCTCAATCAAGAGCGTGTTCGGTAACCATTCAGGTGATCTCGAATACGCTTTTCTTTATGCGCTGATAGATCGCTATCCACAAGTACACGTTGATCTCAATGACAGCAATTTGGCAACCGACTGGCGCTGTGCATACTTGCTAGGGCATGTTGGCATTATGCTCGCCCACGGAGATGTAGCCAAGGACAAGCTGACAGGGCTTTTCCCATTTGAGTACAAAAAGATATTCAATATGGCAAAAACATACGAACTTCACTCAGGCCACTATCATAGCGAGCGGTTTAAAGATGATCGTGGCATTATGTGGCGCCAGCTTGGAACAGCAAAGCCAAATGATCCCTATGAGATTAAGAATGGCTTCACCACGGGCAAACATCTGCTGTATGCGTTCGTTTATGACGACGAAAGATTGAGGTGTACTTATGAACTCAACTGA
- a CDS encoding DNA adenine methylase: MKQSEKWKRGLPYVGNKGQKAEKIIDILPAGNRLVDVFGGGGSISLTAASSGKWNEVVYNDRRRTAVDLLKALIEDSPHFDLMKYVYMDRETFDNWRDNMPDSIERTLVLTVWSFGNNLHDYLWGKKTEKEKLLVTRALFSGNTGTQLDGLYSYAKNETTISGKYTVYHKWRRNQLEQLEQLERLQRIQQLEQLERLQQLQQIEQLERLEPLKYSVLDYRSIDVKPSDVVYCDPPYIGTSKDYGGFDNDSFQQWLAKCPAKQIYISEYTQLPHTEVAFVLGKKQSFQSKGERPEELLLKYVKE; the protein is encoded by the coding sequence TTGAAACAGTCAGAAAAATGGAAACGCGGATTACCATACGTTGGCAACAAGGGCCAAAAGGCAGAAAAGATCATCGACATCTTGCCCGCTGGCAACCGTCTAGTTGACGTATTCGGAGGCGGTGGATCAATCAGCTTGACAGCAGCCTCGTCTGGTAAATGGAACGAAGTAGTTTACAATGACCGGCGAAGAACAGCCGTTGATCTGCTGAAAGCATTGATCGAAGACAGCCCTCATTTTGATCTAATGAAGTATGTATATATGGATCGCGAAACGTTTGACAACTGGCGAGATAACATGCCTGATTCGATTGAACGCACTCTTGTGCTGACCGTTTGGAGCTTTGGCAACAACCTACACGATTATTTGTGGGGAAAGAAAACCGAAAAAGAAAAATTGTTAGTAACAAGAGCATTATTCTCAGGAAATACTGGTACACAACTAGATGGGCTTTATTCATATGCAAAAAATGAAACCACTATTTCGGGGAAATATACCGTCTATCACAAATGGCGCCGAAACCAATTGGAGCAACTCGAGCAACTCGAGCGACTCCAGCGGATCCAGCAACTCGAGCAACTCGAGCGACTCCAGCAACTTCAGCAAATTGAGCAACTTGAACGACTGGAACCGCTAAAATATTCGGTGCTTGACTATCGCTCAATCGACGTCAAACCTAGCGACGTTGTATATTGTGATCCACCCTATATTGGCACATCTAAAGACTACGGTGGTTTTGACAATGATTCATTCCAGCAATGGCTCGCAAAATGCCCGGCAAAACAAATATATATAAGCGAATACACACAGCTGCCTCATACCGAGGTGGCTTTTGTTTTGGGCAAAAAGCAATCGTTTCAGTCAAAAGGCGAGAGACCGGAAGAACTACTGCTGAAATACGTAAAAGAATAA